One Chlorobaculum limnaeum genomic window carries:
- a CDS encoding FeoA family protein: MKLSELKTGDRAEVTAVTAEPAVRRRLMDLGLVRGTELEVLRFAPLGDPIEISCKGLLLTLRRNEAEGITVNQLEAAESRPVAWHGLRKRHRFGKRA; the protein is encoded by the coding sequence ATGAAGTTATCGGAATTGAAAACCGGAGATCGCGCCGAGGTGACGGCGGTCACGGCGGAACCCGCCGTCAGACGTCGGCTCATGGATCTTGGGCTGGTGAGAGGCACGGAGCTGGAGGTTCTCAGGTTCGCGCCGCTTGGCGATCCCATAGAGATCAGTTGCAAAGGGCTGCTTCTGACGCTGAGGCGGAACGAGGCCGAAGGAATCACCGTCAACCAGCTCGAAGCCGCGGAGAGCCGCCCGGTGGCGTGGCACGGCTTGCGCAAGCGCCATCGTTTCGGAAAACGCGCATGA
- the feoB gene encoding ferrous iron transport protein B, whose protein sequence is MSTHRTITVALAGNPNAGKSSLFNALTGAHQRVGNFPGVTIEKHEGFLDYKNYRITVVDLPGTYSLTPYSPEEIVTRRFIIDEKPDVVVNVVEGTNLERNLMLTVQLMEMEVDLLVALNMMDEVEEKGIAIDLDQLEQLFGSHIVPISARNRKGLDDLLDHVISVSEGCIEIRKNKITFSAEVEKAIDKISALLSRERELDAAANNRWLAIKLLENDREVYTQVQKYPVWVKVELALQEAIKECARLHSTDPEALITEDRHAFVHGAMQECVRKPKATRASVSDYIDMVVLNRVLGLPVFFLVVWAIFQLTFTLGSPLMDALDYAFGLLSETVAPHLPAGMVRSIFVDGVISGVGSVVVFLPNIVLLFMGLSFLEASGYMARAAFVIDKVMHRFGLHGKSFIPMITGFGCSIPAIMATRTLKSRSDRLATIMTIPFMSCGAKLPVYVLLAGAFFPPAMAANVMFGIYLLGIAVGLWTAWLLKSTVLKSDSEPFVMELPPYRWPTFTSVVFQARMKAVMYLKKAGTLILGAVILIWVASNFPRSAALEAELARETARIETLTVAPELKAERLQKLEARIEAGQLEYSLAGRSGKLLEPLIRPLGFDWKIGIALVTGLAAKEVVVSTLGTIYSIGQVADETSLSEILRSDSTFSQATALSLMVFVLLYIPCVAAVGVMKKEVGAWKPVLFYSAYVLTVAWIASFITYRLALMWM, encoded by the coding sequence ATGAGCACGCACAGAACCATCACGGTCGCCCTTGCCGGAAATCCGAACGCGGGCAAGTCCTCGCTCTTCAACGCGCTGACCGGCGCTCACCAGCGGGTGGGCAACTTTCCTGGCGTAACCATCGAAAAGCACGAGGGTTTTCTCGATTACAAGAACTACCGGATCACCGTGGTCGATCTGCCAGGCACCTATTCGCTCACGCCCTATTCGCCGGAGGAGATCGTCACCCGCCGCTTCATCATCGACGAAAAGCCCGATGTGGTGGTGAACGTGGTCGAGGGCACCAACCTCGAACGGAACCTGATGCTCACCGTGCAGCTCATGGAGATGGAGGTCGATCTGCTCGTGGCGCTCAACATGATGGACGAGGTCGAGGAGAAGGGCATTGCCATCGATCTGGATCAGCTCGAACAGCTCTTCGGCAGCCATATCGTGCCGATCTCCGCGCGGAACCGCAAGGGGCTCGACGACCTGCTCGACCATGTCATCAGCGTCAGCGAAGGATGCATCGAGATACGCAAAAACAAGATAACCTTCAGCGCCGAGGTCGAGAAAGCTATCGACAAAATCTCGGCCCTGCTCTCCCGCGAGCGGGAACTCGACGCGGCGGCAAATAACCGCTGGCTCGCCATCAAGCTCCTCGAAAACGACCGCGAGGTCTACACGCAGGTGCAGAAGTATCCGGTGTGGGTCAAGGTGGAGCTGGCGTTGCAGGAGGCGATCAAAGAGTGCGCGCGGTTGCACAGCACCGATCCCGAAGCGCTCATCACCGAAGACCGGCACGCCTTCGTTCACGGCGCGATGCAAGAGTGCGTGCGCAAGCCAAAGGCGACTCGCGCCTCGGTGAGCGACTACATCGACATGGTAGTGCTGAACCGGGTGCTTGGCCTGCCGGTCTTTTTCCTCGTCGTCTGGGCGATTTTCCAACTCACCTTCACCCTTGGTTCGCCGCTCATGGACGCGCTCGACTACGCCTTCGGGCTGCTGTCGGAGACGGTCGCGCCGCATCTGCCCGCCGGAATGGTGCGCTCGATCTTCGTTGACGGCGTGATCTCCGGCGTGGGCAGCGTGGTGGTGTTCCTCCCGAACATCGTGCTGCTCTTCATGGGGCTGTCGTTCCTCGAAGCGTCGGGCTACATGGCGCGCGCGGCTTTCGTGATCGACAAGGTGATGCACCGCTTCGGTCTGCACGGCAAGTCGTTCATTCCGATGATCACCGGCTTCGGCTGCTCGATTCCGGCCATCATGGCCACGCGCACGCTGAAGAGCCGGTCGGACAGGCTGGCCACCATCATGACGATTCCCTTCATGAGCTGCGGCGCGAAGCTGCCGGTGTACGTGCTGCTCGCCGGAGCCTTTTTCCCGCCCGCGATGGCGGCCAACGTGATGTTCGGCATCTACCTGCTCGGCATCGCCGTGGGGCTGTGGACGGCGTGGCTGCTCAAGTCCACCGTGCTGAAGAGCGACTCGGAGCCGTTTGTCATGGAGTTGCCGCCCTACCGCTGGCCAACCTTCACCTCGGTGGTGTTCCAGGCGCGGATGAAAGCCGTGATGTACCTGAAGAAGGCCGGAACACTGATTCTCGGCGCGGTGATCCTGATCTGGGTGGCGAGCAACTTCCCGCGAAGCGCAGCGCTCGAAGCGGAGCTGGCGCGTGAAACCGCGCGGATCGAAACGCTGACGGTCGCGCCGGAGCTGAAAGCGGAGCGGTTGCAGAAGCTCGAAGCACGCATCGAAGCGGGACAGCTCGAATATTCGCTGGCCGGACGGAGCGGCAAGCTGCTCGAACCGCTGATCCGCCCGCTCGGCTTCGACTGGAAGATCGGCATCGCGCTGGTTACAGGACTTGCCGCCAAGGAGGTGGTGGTCTCGACGCTCGGCACCATCTATTCAATCGGCCAGGTCGCAGACGAAACCTCTCTGTCGGAGATTCTCAGGAGCGATTCGACCTTCAGCCAGGCCACGGCGCTGAGCCTGATGGTCTTCGTGCTGCTCTACATCCCGTGCGTGGCGGCGGTGGGCGTGATGAAAAAAGAGGTTGGCGCGTGGAAACCGGTGCTCTTCTACTCCGCCTACGTGCTCACGGTAGCGTGGATTGCCTCGTTCATCACCTACCGGCTGGCGCTGATGTGGATGTGA
- the topA gene encoding type I DNA topoisomerase, which yields MASKSATPSARNRTLIVVESPSKAKTINKYLGDDYTVYASVGHIKDLPKKEIGIDFDNHYEPRYEVIAGKEKVVRQLKKLAGEADRVLIATDPDREGEAIAWHISNEIDFAKKPVFRVLFNEITKNAIIEAIGHPKQIDYRLVRSQQTRQGLDKIVGYKISPFLWNVVYRGLSAGRVQSVALRLICEREIEIEAFTAQEYWTIYADFTTDAGETFRTKLVKVKGQKPEIGSGAEAEAIASAIQGRLFAVGEIAPKVIQRKQPLPFTTSLLQQAASNQLGFGSQKTMRTAQQLYEGIELGPEGATGLITYMRTDSTRISAEAVAQAHDYISQQFGPEYKGFGGPGKAGKNAQDAHEAIRPTSVTRTPESLRRHLSPDQFRLYELIWKRFVASMMAPAKIEQTRVDVEDQKKEFVFRATGNKVLFPGFFRVYDDQKELDYEAQKSTRDEVEAEQLVKLPERLAADDKLAMSALDRKQSFTRPPARYTEASLVKELDNHGIGRPSTYASIFSTLQERRYVELQKKKIIPTELGRDVSTILVANFPDLFNVRFTAEMEDELDKVASGDDEYEKVLDAFYRPLESVLSHRKSDPLIPQNRDAVLCEKCGKGHMIVKWTTSGKFLGCSDYPKCKNIKAITTNKAKPKETGVRCPVCGEGHMLLRNGRLGPFLACSNYPKCNTLLNLSKLRHIEPIKVPPVTTDLACAKCGAPMYLRTGKRGLWLGCSKFPKCRGRLSWNTLDPEMQARWEKIMNEHMAAHPVVTIMMLDGKPAPMNLPIEDIILRAEDAGLISAASEQQEAEATA from the coding sequence ATGGCTTCAAAAAGCGCAACCCCTTCGGCCAGGAACAGGACTCTCATCGTCGTCGAGTCACCCTCCAAGGCAAAAACCATCAACAAGTACCTTGGTGACGATTACACGGTCTATGCTTCGGTAGGGCATATCAAGGACTTGCCCAAAAAAGAGATCGGCATCGACTTCGACAACCACTACGAACCGCGCTACGAGGTGATCGCGGGCAAGGAGAAGGTGGTGCGGCAGCTCAAGAAGCTGGCCGGGGAGGCCGACAGGGTGCTGATCGCCACTGACCCTGATCGCGAAGGCGAGGCCATCGCCTGGCACATCTCAAACGAGATCGACTTCGCGAAGAAGCCGGTCTTCCGCGTGCTCTTCAACGAAATCACCAAAAACGCCATCATCGAGGCCATCGGCCACCCCAAGCAGATCGACTACCGGCTGGTGCGCTCTCAGCAGACACGGCAGGGACTCGACAAGATCGTGGGCTACAAGATCAGCCCGTTCCTGTGGAACGTTGTCTATCGTGGCCTCTCGGCGGGGCGCGTACAATCCGTTGCGCTCCGGTTGATCTGCGAGCGGGAGATCGAGATCGAGGCCTTCACGGCGCAGGAGTACTGGACGATCTACGCCGACTTCACCACCGACGCTGGCGAGACCTTCCGCACGAAGCTGGTGAAGGTAAAGGGCCAGAAGCCGGAGATCGGCTCCGGCGCAGAGGCCGAGGCGATTGCGTCGGCCATTCAGGGACGCCTCTTCGCGGTCGGCGAGATCGCGCCGAAGGTGATCCAGCGCAAGCAGCCACTACCCTTCACCACCTCGCTGTTGCAGCAGGCGGCCTCCAACCAGCTCGGCTTCGGCTCGCAGAAAACGATGCGCACCGCGCAGCAGCTCTACGAAGGCATCGAACTCGGCCCGGAGGGGGCGACCGGTCTCATCACCTACATGCGTACCGACTCGACCCGCATCAGCGCCGAGGCGGTCGCGCAGGCGCACGACTACATTTCGCAGCAGTTCGGCCCGGAGTACAAGGGCTTCGGCGGGCCGGGCAAGGCGGGCAAGAATGCGCAGGATGCGCACGAAGCGATCCGCCCGACCTCGGTGACGCGCACGCCCGAATCGCTCCGCCGCCACCTCTCGCCCGACCAGTTCCGCCTCTACGAGCTGATCTGGAAGCGCTTCGTGGCCTCGATGATGGCTCCGGCCAAAATCGAGCAGACGCGCGTTGACGTGGAGGATCAGAAAAAAGAGTTCGTCTTCCGCGCCACCGGCAACAAGGTGCTCTTCCCCGGCTTCTTCCGCGTCTACGACGACCAGAAGGAGCTTGATTACGAAGCGCAGAAGTCCACCCGCGACGAGGTCGAAGCGGAGCAGCTCGTCAAGCTGCCCGAACGGCTTGCCGCCGATGACAAGCTCGCGATGTCGGCGCTCGACCGCAAGCAGAGCTTCACCCGTCCGCCCGCCCGCTACACCGAAGCGAGCCTCGTCAAGGAGCTCGACAACCACGGCATCGGTCGTCCATCGACCTACGCGTCGATCTTCTCGACCCTTCAGGAGCGGCGCTACGTGGAGCTTCAGAAGAAAAAGATCATCCCGACCGAACTGGGTCGCGACGTCTCGACGATTCTCGTGGCGAACTTCCCCGACCTCTTCAACGTCCGCTTCACGGCGGAGATGGAGGACGAACTCGACAAGGTCGCCTCGGGCGACGACGAGTACGAAAAGGTGCTCGACGCCTTCTATCGCCCGCTCGAATCGGTCTTGAGCCACCGCAAAAGCGATCCGCTCATTCCGCAAAACCGCGACGCGGTGCTCTGCGAAAAGTGCGGCAAGGGGCACATGATCGTCAAGTGGACGACCAGCGGCAAGTTCCTCGGCTGCTCGGACTATCCGAAGTGCAAGAACATCAAGGCGATCACCACCAACAAGGCGAAGCCGAAGGAGACCGGCGTACGCTGCCCGGTGTGCGGCGAGGGGCACATGCTCCTGCGCAACGGTCGGCTCGGCCCGTTCCTGGCCTGCTCGAACTACCCGAAGTGCAACACGCTGCTCAACCTCAGCAAGCTGCGGCACATCGAGCCGATCAAGGTTCCGCCCGTCACCACCGATCTCGCCTGCGCCAAATGCGGTGCGCCGATGTACCTCCGAACCGGCAAACGCGGCTTGTGGCTCGGCTGCTCGAAATTCCCGAAGTGCCGCGGACGGCTCTCGTGGAACACGCTCGATCCTGAGATGCAGGCCCGCTGGGAGAAGATCATGAACGAGCACATGGCCGCCCATCCGGTGGTAACGATCATGATGCTCGACGGCAAACCCGCGCCGATGAACCTCCCCATCGAAGACATCATCCTCCGCGCCGAGGATGCGGGCCTCATCAGTGCTGCGAGCGAACAGCAGGAGGCTGAAGCCACGGCGTAA
- a CDS encoding N-acetylmuramoyl-L-alanine amidase family protein translates to MKDALSRQYFRPLGLLMFLMLFASGALAETSGKNDVFLRVTNGPEQGYLIKVQGMQTAQGFLADLGSFARALRLGSVFDGKRMQIDEAFGSTVTSCILDVGANFAVIGSASGDSPKRVLQLGAPPSASQNRVYMPVEQACRMFTLWLGRRVHFDAAESRIDAALGSRWPNASLQSVGRLGRSDLWQTEPPESSGPPADDNASTPPVNGKTMIEDIEVETRANGIVIRFSATGGMRQASFLRPDGSGILYLTIENAAGNPDLLAKTYQEGVVRSIAPALLDSGAIQFTIALNTPAYTIKSSSFRYDAAKNDYVISIMNDVDVEAIHLSEKERRIQEGLSRDADKWKLDAVVIDAGHGGKDPGAIGARGTREKDVVLNIARDLGMFIRQQWPDVKVIYTRKEDRFIPLKERGQIANRYKGKMFVSIHCNSTAGNSKVRGPEVYILGPHKTDAALRVAMLENAVITGEENSAENYKGFSDEYLIMSSMAQSAFATQSTELAQDVLRRLSRNGSNNGLGVRQAGFMVLWTPSMPSILVEAGYLSNPTEELILRDRKEQTGIAYSIFQGLQQYRASYESRVTASMRAAN, encoded by the coding sequence ATGAAAGACGCTTTATCCAGACAGTATTTCCGGCCTCTGGGCCTCCTGATGTTCCTCATGCTGTTCGCCTCAGGCGCTCTGGCTGAAACTTCCGGAAAGAATGATGTTTTTCTGCGGGTCACCAACGGCCCCGAACAGGGGTATCTGATCAAGGTACAGGGCATGCAGACCGCGCAAGGATTTCTTGCGGATCTCGGTTCCTTCGCCCGCGCCCTGCGCCTCGGCAGCGTGTTCGATGGCAAGCGGATGCAGATCGACGAAGCGTTCGGCTCCACGGTAACAAGCTGCATCCTCGACGTGGGAGCCAATTTCGCGGTGATCGGTTCCGCCTCCGGCGACAGCCCGAAGCGAGTGCTGCAACTCGGCGCGCCTCCATCGGCATCGCAGAACCGGGTCTATATGCCGGTCGAGCAGGCGTGCCGGATGTTTACGCTCTGGCTGGGCCGGAGAGTGCACTTTGACGCCGCCGAGAGCCGGATCGACGCCGCTCTCGGCAGCCGCTGGCCAAATGCATCGCTGCAATCGGTCGGGCGGCTCGGCCGGAGTGACTTATGGCAGACAGAGCCGCCGGAATCGTCCGGGCCACCGGCGGACGACAACGCCTCCACGCCACCGGTCAATGGTAAAACCATGATCGAAGATATCGAGGTCGAAACCCGCGCAAACGGCATTGTCATCCGGTTTTCGGCGACCGGCGGCATGCGGCAGGCATCCTTTCTCAGACCCGATGGCAGCGGCATCCTCTATCTGACCATTGAAAATGCCGCCGGAAACCCTGACCTTCTCGCGAAAACCTATCAGGAAGGGGTCGTCAGGTCGATCGCTCCGGCGCTTCTCGACAGCGGGGCGATACAGTTCACCATAGCGCTCAACACCCCTGCCTACACGATCAAGTCATCGTCATTCAGATATGATGCCGCGAAGAACGATTATGTCATCTCGATCATGAACGATGTCGATGTCGAGGCGATCCACCTGTCGGAAAAGGAGCGTCGCATACAGGAGGGGCTGAGCCGCGACGCGGACAAGTGGAAGCTCGACGCGGTGGTGATCGATGCCGGTCATGGCGGAAAAGATCCGGGAGCGATTGGCGCACGGGGAACTCGCGAAAAGGACGTGGTGTTGAACATTGCCAGAGACCTCGGCATGTTCATCCGGCAGCAGTGGCCAGATGTTAAAGTGATCTACACCCGCAAGGAGGATCGCTTCATTCCCCTGAAAGAGCGCGGACAGATCGCCAACCGCTACAAAGGCAAGATGTTCGTCAGCATCCACTGCAACTCCACCGCTGGCAACAGCAAGGTGCGCGGGCCGGAGGTGTACATTCTCGGCCCTCACAAAACGGATGCCGCGCTCCGGGTGGCCATGCTCGAAAACGCGGTCATCACCGGAGAGGAGAACTCCGCGGAAAACTACAAAGGCTTTTCGGATGAATATCTCATCATGAGCAGCATGGCGCAGAGCGCCTTTGCGACGCAATCGACCGAGCTGGCCCAGGATGTGCTCCGTCGGCTGAGCCGGAATGGCAGCAACAACGGACTCGGCGTGCGGCAGGCAGGCTTCATGGTACTCTGGACGCCCTCGATGCCGAGCATTCTGGTAGAGGCGGGCTATCTCTCCAATCCCACCGAGGAGCTGATCCTGCGCGACCGCAAGGAGCAGACGGGCATCGCCTACTCCATTTTTCAGGGACTGCAACAGTATCGCGCCAGCTACGAAAGCCGGGTAACCGCGTCGATGCGCGCTGCCAATTGA
- a CDS encoding biotin--[acetyl-CoA-carboxylase] ligase, translating to MNPVTATILQRLAGNGGFVSGGDLCGELRISRSAVWKHIAALRKAGYAIVAVSGKGYRLERLTGDPVQEEVAPLLDTASFGRNFISLASTDSTNLRARALARDGAAEGTVVVADSQTGGRGRMRRAWVSPAGVNLYCSIVLRPPVPSVRVPEIPLVAAAAIHEAVAAECPDLAAFIKWPNDIIVAGRKLCGILCEMESEPDCTHFVVVGFGLNVNLDPAPEELREIATSIAIATGRSASRARLLAAVLNRFERLYLDWRERDDLSFILPYLEAHAWLKGRELKIEQFSKVLTGLEAGLSPQGHLLLRTADGSILPVSSGEAHLLPVNHETRPA from the coding sequence ATGAATCCCGTGACGGCGACCATTCTCCAGCGCCTTGCCGGTAACGGCGGCTTCGTCTCCGGCGGCGATCTCTGTGGCGAACTGCGGATCAGCCGGAGCGCTGTCTGGAAGCACATCGCCGCCCTGCGCAAGGCCGGATACGCCATCGTGGCGGTGAGCGGCAAGGGGTACCGGCTCGAACGGCTCACCGGTGATCCGGTGCAGGAGGAGGTCGCGCCGCTGCTCGACACGGCGTCGTTCGGACGAAACTTCATCTCTCTGGCGAGCACCGATTCGACCAACCTCCGTGCGCGGGCGCTTGCCCGTGACGGCGCGGCGGAGGGCACGGTCGTCGTGGCCGACAGCCAGACCGGGGGGCGTGGGCGGATGCGCCGCGCCTGGGTTTCGCCTGCCGGAGTGAATCTCTACTGCTCGATTGTTTTGCGCCCGCCTGTGCCCTCCGTGCGCGTGCCGGAGATTCCGCTCGTGGCGGCGGCGGCTATTCACGAAGCTGTCGCCGCCGAGTGTCCCGATCTTGCCGCTTTCATCAAGTGGCCGAACGACATCATTGTTGCCGGGCGCAAGCTCTGCGGCATCCTGTGCGAAATGGAGTCCGAACCCGATTGCACCCACTTCGTCGTGGTGGGTTTCGGCCTGAACGTCAATCTCGACCCCGCGCCGGAGGAGTTGCGTGAGATCGCCACCTCCATCGCCATCGCGACCGGGCGCTCGGCCTCTCGCGCCCGGTTGCTCGCCGCCGTGCTCAACCGCTTCGAGCGGCTCTATCTCGATTGGCGCGAGCGGGACGATCTTTCGTTCATTCTCCCCTACCTCGAAGCGCACGCCTGGCTGAAGGGGCGCGAGCTAAAGATCGAGCAGTTCAGCAAGGTGCTGACCGGCCTGGAAGCCGGACTCTCGCCGCAGGGCCACCTCCTTTTGCGCACCGCCGATGGATCGATTCTTCCCGTTTCATCGGGAGAGGCGCATCTTTTACCCGTCAACCATGAA